Proteins encoded within one genomic window of Nitrospira sp.:
- a CDS encoding KpsF/GutQ family sugar-phosphate isomerase, translated as MGKPAGRESKFAKLEESLSEGRRVLEIEARAVEALINRLDERFVKAVDVLVRCKGKVVVSGMGKSGLIGQKIAATLASTGTSSFFLHPAEGVHGDLGMLARRDVLVAISNSGETQELLQLLPFVKRLGIPVISMTGRMSSTLSKNSDVALDVSVQEEACPMGLAPTASTTATLALGDALAVALLQKREFKAEDFARFHPGGSLGRRLLVKVKDLMHADPEIPMVQGTVGGMAAMLEMTAKKLGMTTVVDQDGALLGVITDGDVRRFIQRGTDLVNATAKELATPNPKTIGPDELAAKAVEMMERFSITTLVVTEDGRTIQGVVHLHDLLKNGIV; from the coding sequence ATGGGAAAGCCGGCTGGTCGCGAATCAAAATTCGCCAAACTGGAAGAAAGTCTTTCCGAAGGGCGACGTGTGCTCGAGATCGAGGCGCGAGCGGTTGAGGCGTTGATCAATCGGCTTGATGAACGATTCGTCAAGGCAGTGGATGTGCTCGTGCGATGTAAGGGGAAAGTCGTGGTCTCAGGGATGGGCAAGTCGGGGTTGATCGGGCAAAAAATCGCCGCGACCTTGGCGAGTACGGGAACCTCTTCGTTCTTTTTGCATCCGGCTGAGGGGGTCCATGGGGATCTCGGCATGTTGGCTCGTCGGGATGTGTTGGTTGCGATCTCCAATAGTGGGGAAACTCAAGAGTTGTTGCAGTTGCTCCCGTTCGTGAAGCGCCTGGGAATTCCAGTTATCTCCATGACGGGGCGGATGAGCTCGACCCTGTCGAAGAACTCTGATGTCGCGCTGGATGTGTCGGTCCAGGAGGAGGCCTGTCCAATGGGGTTGGCTCCGACTGCGAGCACGACGGCGACACTGGCGTTAGGTGATGCCCTGGCAGTGGCGTTGCTGCAGAAACGAGAATTCAAGGCGGAAGACTTTGCACGGTTCCATCCAGGGGGCAGCTTGGGGCGGCGATTGCTGGTGAAAGTAAAGGATCTCATGCATGCCGATCCGGAGATCCCCATGGTTCAAGGTACTGTCGGGGGGATGGCGGCCATGCTGGAGATGACGGCGAAAAAACTTGGCATGACGACGGTCGTGGATCAAGATGGGGCGTTGCTCGGTGTCATCACCGATGGCGATGTACGGCGGTTTATTCAGCGTGGAACGGACTTGGTGAATGCGACGGCGAAGGAATTGGCCACACCTAATCCTAAAACCATTGGACCTGATGAATTGGCGGCAAAGGCCGTGGAGATGATGGAGCGGTTTTCCATCACCACGCTGGTGGTGACGGAAGACGGACGCACCATTCAAGGTGTCGTCCATTTGCATGACCTACTCAAGAACGGGATCGTCTAA
- the kdsA gene encoding 3-deoxy-8-phosphooctulonate synthase produces MAHLVDIGSFKVGQGQRPFLIAGPCVIENEQLVMDTAGRVAEMTKALGIPYVFKSSFDKANRTSIHSFRGPGLEQGLAVLKQVREKLGLPVLTDVHTEEQATEAGKVVDVLQIPAFLCRQTDLLIAAAKTGKVVNVKKGQFLSPTEMGNAVKKIEECGSQRIVLTERGSSFGYNNLVVDMRSFPIMRKFGYPVVFDATHSVQLPGGGGTKSSGQREFVEPLACAAAGAGVDGFFMEVHPNPDEALSDGPNMIPLHQLKALLERVVRIWDAVQPTS; encoded by the coding sequence ATGGCACATCTTGTCGATATCGGTTCTTTTAAGGTCGGTCAGGGGCAGCGGCCGTTTCTGATTGCGGGGCCGTGTGTGATCGAGAATGAGCAACTCGTTATGGATACGGCCGGGCGAGTTGCCGAGATGACGAAGGCCTTGGGAATCCCTTACGTCTTCAAATCCTCATTCGATAAGGCGAATCGAACGTCCATCCATTCATTCCGAGGTCCCGGCTTGGAGCAAGGGTTGGCGGTGTTGAAGCAAGTGAGGGAGAAACTGGGACTGCCCGTGTTGACCGACGTGCATACAGAAGAGCAGGCAACGGAAGCCGGAAAGGTCGTGGATGTCCTGCAGATCCCGGCGTTTCTCTGCCGGCAGACGGATCTACTGATTGCGGCGGCCAAGACGGGAAAGGTCGTCAACGTCAAGAAAGGCCAATTTCTCTCGCCGACCGAAATGGGAAATGCCGTCAAGAAAATCGAGGAGTGTGGGAGTCAGCGGATCGTGCTGACCGAGCGAGGATCGTCCTTCGGCTACAACAATCTCGTCGTGGATATGCGGTCCTTCCCTATCATGAGGAAGTTCGGGTATCCTGTCGTCTTTGATGCCACGCACAGTGTCCAATTGCCGGGTGGGGGCGGGACGAAGTCAAGTGGCCAGCGGGAATTTGTCGAACCGTTGGCGTGCGCGGCAGCGGGTGCGGGAGTCGACGGGTTCTTCATGGAGGTCCACCCGAATCCTGATGAAGCGCTGTCCGATGGACCCAATATGATACCGCTGCATCAGTTGAAGGCCTTGTTGGAACGGGTGGTGCGGATCTGGGATGCCGTGCAACCTACAAGCTGA
- a CDS encoding porin family protein: MKTTWKLPVVVTALAIALAGPLCGEGVQPAEAEGLFDDVNLGLVSIGGRATYFDPKEGDANWFGGGQLRLHPFKFLAVEGSVDYRKTDISSTTVRTFPVQGSALIYPLGTKRLSPFILGGAGWYFTNVEGPHGFDKTQHRFGAHVGAGLQLFLSEHLSLDSTYRHIWLEKIDSKDASLHDKQFQDNGHMVTFGLNLHF; the protein is encoded by the coding sequence ATGAAGACAACATGGAAATTACCGGTAGTAGTAACGGCTCTCGCTATTGCTCTAGCAGGACCGTTGTGTGGAGAAGGTGTCCAACCAGCTGAAGCGGAAGGGCTCTTCGATGATGTAAATCTTGGGCTAGTCTCCATCGGCGGTCGTGCGACCTATTTCGACCCTAAAGAGGGCGATGCAAACTGGTTCGGCGGCGGGCAACTCCGACTCCACCCGTTCAAATTCCTCGCCGTCGAAGGCTCCGTCGACTATCGCAAGACGGATATCAGTTCGACTACCGTCCGCACCTTTCCCGTGCAAGGATCTGCGTTGATCTATCCGCTTGGCACAAAACGGCTTTCTCCTTTTATTCTTGGAGGGGCCGGCTGGTACTTTACCAATGTCGAAGGTCCTCACGGCTTCGACAAGACGCAACATCGATTCGGCGCTCATGTGGGAGCAGGTCTGCAGCTCTTTCTGAGCGAACATCTCTCGCTCGACAGCACCTATCGCCATATCTGGCTCGAGAAAATCGACTCGAAGGATGCGTCGCTACATGATAAGCAATTCCAGGATAATGGCCACATGGTGACCTTTGGGCTCAACTTGCACTTTTAG
- a CDS encoding nucleotide-binding protein: protein MWVSGIRSQLEKLYGKDAPQLTHFPKAPLDLQDSSVHNELRRRIEHVQRMVENLEAVPRVSERPLGGNRIFIGHGRSPLWRELKDFLAERLGLPWDEFNREPIAGYPTSERLEAMLSQAAFAFLVMTAEEEHPDSTVHARPNVIHEVGLFQGRLGFPRAIVLLEEGCSEFSNIIGLSQIRFPPGDVQARFEDCRLVLNREGLL from the coding sequence ATGTGGGTTAGCGGCATTCGCTCACAGCTGGAAAAACTCTACGGCAAAGACGCACCACAACTCACACACTTTCCAAAAGCACCTCTAGATCTTCAAGATTCTTCAGTGCACAACGAGTTGCGTCGACGAATCGAGCACGTCCAACGAATGGTCGAGAACCTGGAGGCGGTCCCACGAGTTTCGGAAAGGCCGCTGGGTGGTAACCGCATCTTCATCGGTCATGGACGCTCCCCTTTGTGGCGAGAACTCAAAGACTTCTTGGCCGAACGGCTTGGCCTACCGTGGGATGAGTTCAATCGCGAACCCATAGCGGGGTACCCTACGTCAGAACGACTTGAAGCTATGTTGAGTCAGGCCGCCTTCGCGTTTCTCGTGATGACGGCTGAGGAAGAACACCCCGATTCCACTGTACACGCTCGTCCTAACGTTATCCACGAGGTTGGCCTGTTTCAAGGCCGACTTGGTTTTCCGAGGGCAATTGTCTTACTTGAGGAAGGTTGTTCTGAATTTTCTAATATCATAGGACTCTCTCAGATTCGGTTTCCACCTGGTGATGTTCAAGCTAGATTCGAAGATTGCCGACTTGTTCTTAATAGAGAAGGCCTTCTTTGA
- a CDS encoding DUF5615 family PIN-like protein yields the protein MRFKLDENLPPDASTLLSNSGHDALTIWDQGLQGPNSGRCVQTRRRA from the coding sequence GTGCGCTTTAAACTTGACGAGAATCTCCCGCCAGACGCCTCTACCCTTCTCAGCAATAGTGGGCATGATGCATTGACCATCTGGGATCAAGGGCTGCAAGGTCCTAACAGCGGAAGATGCGTACAAACTCGACGACGTGCATGA
- the plsY gene encoding glycerol-3-phosphate 1-O-acyltransferase PlsY, whose protein sequence is MEEQGLIVGLAIVGYLLGGVPFGVVISKVMGLPDPRTVGSKNVGFTNVLRVSGKPAGILTLIGDMGKGWVMGFAAMHLLQDEWAILVVALAPFLGHLFSPFLGFKGGKGVATALGSVLGVSPLVGLLLLLAWIGAVAVWRYSSGGALTAFGLFPVIAALIHPTIAFMLFSLTVSGLIAIKHKGNIERLRNGTESRIGRSG, encoded by the coding sequence ATGGAAGAACAGGGGCTCATTGTAGGACTTGCAATCGTCGGGTATCTGCTGGGCGGGGTGCCGTTTGGGGTGGTTATCTCCAAAGTGATGGGGCTGCCGGATCCGCGCACGGTCGGCAGCAAGAACGTCGGGTTTACCAACGTCCTGCGTGTCTCCGGCAAACCAGCCGGCATCCTCACGTTGATCGGCGATATGGGTAAGGGGTGGGTGATGGGGTTTGCGGCGATGCACCTGCTGCAAGATGAATGGGCGATTCTTGTTGTTGCGCTGGCTCCCTTCCTCGGGCATCTGTTCTCACCGTTTCTGGGATTCAAAGGGGGGAAGGGTGTGGCAACGGCGCTTGGCTCAGTTCTGGGTGTTTCGCCGTTGGTTGGGCTATTACTCCTGCTCGCGTGGATTGGAGCGGTAGCGGTCTGGCGTTACTCTTCCGGGGGCGCATTGACGGCCTTTGGACTCTTTCCCGTCATCGCGGCGCTGATCCACCCAACGATAGCGTTTATGCTCTTTTCCCTCACTGTGAGCGGACTGATTGCGATCAAGCATAAGGGGAACATTGAACGATTGCGGAATGGGACGGAGAGTAGGATCGGGCGGTCTGGTTGA
- a CDS encoding glutamate mutase L encodes MDRPLNVIVATDCGSTTTKAILIEKVGDTYRQTYRGEAPTTVEAPFEDVTRGVLNAIAEIEELSGRKILDGDQIITPCRDDKTGVDIYISTSSAGGGLQMMVTGVVQNMTGESAQRAALGAGAIVIDVLAANDGRLPHEKIERIRSMRPDMILMAGGTDGGAVTHVVEMAEYVAAAEPRPRFGVTYKLPLIYAGNKEAQPQVRKTLEEKSALVVTDNIRPVLERENLAPARNKIHDLFLEHVMQQAPGYKKLIEMAGAPIMPTPAAVGLIMEAIAKREHLNLIGVDIGGATTDVFSVFDGVFNRTVSANLGMSYSVSNVLAEAGLANIMRWVPFTIDEQTLRNRIKNKMIRPTTIPQTLDELQIEQAIAREALRLALIHHKSLATGLKGVQQERTISDVFEQQASGKSLIDMLKLDLIVGSGGILSHAPRRIQSMLMMVDAYEPMGCTRVSVDSIFMMPHLGVLSTINETAATDVFVRDCMVYLGTCVAPIGQGKDGELFADYQMTMPDGKTISDQLKFGELRLYPLESGQKASIKILPAKGVNMGAGAGVAVTKEVHGGVVGLLLDGRGRPLKLPAEQPARVAALTKWFKAVGLYPTASG; translated from the coding sequence ATCGATCGTCCGCTCAATGTGATCGTCGCAACTGATTGCGGCAGTACTACGACCAAAGCGATTCTCATCGAAAAAGTTGGGGACACCTATCGGCAGACCTACCGGGGTGAAGCACCAACGACTGTTGAGGCGCCATTCGAAGACGTCACGCGCGGTGTCCTGAACGCCATCGCGGAAATTGAGGAGCTGTCCGGACGTAAGATTTTGGATGGTGATCAGATCATCACGCCTTGTCGCGATGACAAGACGGGTGTCGATATCTACATCTCCACCAGCAGCGCCGGCGGGGGCCTCCAGATGATGGTGACGGGTGTCGTACAGAACATGACCGGCGAAAGCGCGCAACGAGCGGCGCTGGGGGCAGGCGCGATCGTCATCGATGTGTTGGCGGCGAATGATGGCCGGTTGCCGCATGAGAAGATCGAGCGTATCCGTTCCATGAGGCCGGACATGATCCTGATGGCCGGTGGAACGGACGGTGGAGCTGTGACTCACGTGGTCGAGATGGCCGAGTATGTGGCGGCGGCGGAACCACGGCCGCGATTCGGTGTCACCTACAAGTTACCGCTGATCTATGCCGGCAACAAGGAGGCTCAGCCTCAAGTCAGGAAGACCCTTGAAGAGAAGTCCGCGCTCGTCGTGACGGACAATATTCGACCAGTGCTTGAGCGAGAGAATCTCGCGCCGGCGCGAAACAAAATCCATGACCTGTTTCTCGAACATGTCATGCAGCAGGCACCCGGCTATAAGAAGCTGATTGAGATGGCTGGTGCACCCATTATGCCGACTCCCGCGGCAGTCGGCCTCATCATGGAGGCGATTGCAAAGCGCGAACATCTGAACCTCATCGGTGTGGATATCGGCGGCGCCACGACCGACGTCTTCTCTGTGTTCGACGGGGTGTTCAATCGGACGGTCAGTGCCAATCTCGGCATGTCGTACAGCGTGTCGAATGTCCTGGCTGAAGCGGGGCTGGCCAACATCATGCGCTGGGTGCCGTTCACGATTGATGAGCAGACGCTGCGCAATCGAATCAAGAACAAGATGATCCGTCCGACGACCATTCCGCAAACGCTAGACGAGCTGCAAATCGAACAGGCGATCGCGCGCGAAGCCTTACGTCTGGCTTTGATTCATCACAAGTCGCTGGCGACGGGGTTGAAGGGGGTGCAGCAAGAGCGAACGATCTCCGACGTGTTTGAACAGCAAGCCTCCGGCAAGTCCCTGATCGATATGCTGAAGTTGGATTTGATCGTCGGAAGCGGCGGGATTTTGTCCCATGCTCCGCGTCGGATTCAATCGATGTTGATGATGGTCGATGCGTACGAGCCGATGGGCTGTACGAGGGTATCGGTCGACAGCATTTTCATGATGCCGCACCTTGGGGTGCTCTCCACGATTAATGAGACGGCAGCGACGGATGTGTTTGTGCGAGATTGCATGGTTTACCTTGGGACTTGCGTGGCCCCGATCGGGCAGGGAAAAGACGGTGAGCTGTTCGCCGACTATCAGATGACGATGCCGGATGGAAAGACGATCAGCGATCAGCTGAAGTTCGGCGAGCTGCGGCTGTATCCATTGGAGTCTGGCCAGAAGGCATCGATCAAGATCCTGCCTGCCAAAGGCGTCAACATGGGTGCCGGGGCAGGCGTGGCTGTGACCAAAGAAGTTCATGGCGGTGTGGTTGGGCTCTTGCTTGACGGGCGTGGACGGCCACTGAAGCTTCCGGCGGAGCAACCGGCCCGTGTGGCGGCCCTTACGAAATGGTTCAAGGCCGTTGGATTATATCCAACGGCGAGCGGGTAG
- a CDS encoding DUF433 domain-containing protein, with protein sequence MTWRDHIVVDPTICHGKPCIKGTRVMVSVVLDNIAAGETADHIATAYHLAKEDVQAALQYAAELTRERIVHLESGAA encoded by the coding sequence ATGACCTGGCGCGATCACATTGTAGTAGACCCTACCATCTGCCATGGTAAGCCTTGCATCAAAGGAACGCGGGTGATGGTATCGGTTGTTCTGGATAATATTGCTGCAGGAGAAACTGCCGATCACATCGCAACCGCTTACCACCTAGCAAAAGAAGACGTTCAAGCCGCGTTGCAATATGCCGCAGAACTGACACGTGAACGGATTGTCCATCTGGAATCCGGTGCAGCGTAG
- a CDS encoding DUF2442 domain-containing protein has product MNKIPCVTKAEYRGGYRIRVTFDDNSENTIDFRRYLKGPVFDPLKDVKYFRQFFLDGWTVVWPNGADISPEELYESTNVGTEQGAA; this is encoded by the coding sequence ATGAACAAGATCCCATGTGTGACCAAGGCCGAATATCGAGGGGGCTACCGAATTCGTGTGACTTTCGATGACAATTCCGAAAATACCATTGACTTCCGACGCTACCTGAAAGGGCCGGTTTTTGATCCGTTGAAAGATGTGAAGTACTTTCGGCAATTCTTCCTCGATGGCTGGACGGTCGTCTGGCCGAACGGTGCGGACATCTCCCCCGAGGAACTATACGAGAGTACCAACGTCGGTACGGAACAAGGTGCGGCCTAG
- the amrB gene encoding AmmeMemoRadiSam system protein B encodes MMSGITKDSVQYPVLRNLQFSPIKQGEDQLVVLWDPSGLSQEKLVLPLNFFFIVQHFDGEHSIQDIGALYLKRFGEFLLPSKVEQLVADLDEKLFLEGPKTETARQQARVEYRQRPFRPAVFAGRSYEADGAKLRKQIDGFFTSSEGPDFKPSENKGKLIKGLVVPTYDLKQAGPVYAWGYKELQECQQPDVYVIIGTAHAGLENLFAVTEKDFETPLGMISTDQQIVSRLKAVVPACVEEEIAHQSEHAIEFQLPFLQTAVNKPFTIVPILSSFSASSLKDTTVQHSVERFLTALRDIITESGKTVCVVAAGELSHLGLRYGDNAPPTDFSFHRSMQRDLEMLKHAEELKPEEFAAYIQRENDQRRISGFSPIYCLLRLVQAEKGQVLRYDRGITDQYNSTVTYASLVFF; translated from the coding sequence ATGATGTCTGGTATCACCAAAGATTCCGTCCAGTATCCGGTTCTCAGAAATCTCCAGTTCTCACCCATCAAGCAAGGGGAGGATCAGCTGGTCGTGCTCTGGGACCCAAGCGGGCTGAGTCAAGAAAAGCTGGTGCTGCCGCTCAACTTCTTTTTTATCGTGCAGCATTTTGATGGAGAACACTCCATCCAGGATATCGGTGCGTTGTACCTGAAACGATTCGGCGAGTTTCTGCTCCCGAGCAAAGTCGAGCAGTTGGTCGCGGACTTGGACGAAAAGCTGTTTCTGGAAGGTCCCAAGACTGAGACGGCACGGCAACAGGCTCGGGTCGAGTATCGACAACGGCCGTTCCGTCCCGCAGTTTTCGCCGGACGGAGTTATGAGGCCGATGGGGCCAAGCTGCGGAAGCAAATCGACGGATTCTTCACCTCAAGTGAGGGACCTGATTTTAAACCGTCTGAAAATAAAGGGAAGTTGATCAAAGGGCTTGTGGTGCCCACCTACGATCTCAAGCAGGCAGGGCCGGTCTATGCGTGGGGATACAAAGAACTACAAGAATGTCAGCAGCCGGATGTCTATGTGATCATCGGCACCGCCCATGCCGGTCTTGAGAACCTGTTTGCCGTGACGGAGAAAGATTTTGAGACACCACTTGGGATGATTTCAACGGACCAACAGATCGTAAGTCGCCTCAAAGCTGTGGTGCCAGCGTGCGTGGAAGAAGAAATCGCGCATCAGTCCGAGCATGCAATCGAATTTCAGCTGCCGTTTCTCCAGACGGCGGTCAACAAGCCCTTCACGATTGTTCCGATTCTCTCCTCATTTTCGGCATCCAGTTTAAAAGATACGACTGTTCAGCACTCCGTTGAGCGATTTCTCACGGCTCTTCGGGATATCATTACTGAATCTGGAAAGACGGTCTGTGTGGTTGCGGCAGGAGAATTGTCTCATCTCGGCCTGCGTTACGGCGATAATGCGCCACCCACCGATTTTTCGTTCCATCGTTCCATGCAGAGGGACTTAGAAATGCTGAAGCACGCGGAAGAACTCAAGCCGGAGGAGTTCGCTGCGTACATCCAGAGAGAAAACGACCAGCGTCGCATCTCCGGTTTTTCACCGATCTACTGTCTGTTGCGATTGGTCCAGGCTGAGAAGGGCCAGGTCCTCCGTTATGATCGGGGAATCACCGACCAGTATAACTCCACGGTGACCTACGCCAGCTTGGTTTTCTTCTAG
- a CDS encoding BrnT family toxin, translated as MKFEWDPRKAESNLRKHGVSFDEAGSIFLDRLALSGPDPDHSINELRYITFGMSRLGRLLVVSHTYRADAIRIINARRMTRSERKLYEEG; from the coding sequence ATGAAGTTTGAGTGGGATCCGCGCAAAGCCGAGAGCAATCTTCGCAAACACGGTGTCTCGTTCGACGAAGCGGGTTCGATCTTTCTGGATCGTCTAGCCCTTTCAGGCCCCGATCCAGACCACTCTATCAATGAACTGCGGTATATTACCTTTGGGATGTCCCGCTTGGGTCGGTTACTGGTTGTTTCACATACATATCGAGCCGATGCCATTCGAATCATCAATGCCCGTCGCATGACTCGCAGCGAAAGGAAATTGTATGAAGAAGGATAA
- the pgsA gene encoding CDP-diacylglycerol--glycerol-3-phosphate 3-phosphatidyltransferase: MNRVLEIWRDIGQDSLNLPNFLTLLRILLIPVFIILFVNPTPDQSLAAAIVFTIASVTDMLDGYIARRTGQVTKLGKLLDPIADKLLVLSALILLMNVDRVSALVALLIIGREVAVTGIRAIAAGEGMIISAETTGKYKMALQVVAIILLILEGTGLAELGNMHLAGTVTLYLSLVLGYISGGQYVWSFWKQVVAKGL, translated from the coding sequence ATGAACCGTGTTCTGGAAATATGGCGTGATATCGGGCAGGACTCGCTCAATCTGCCGAATTTCCTGACACTCCTTCGGATTCTCCTGATTCCGGTCTTTATCATTCTCTTTGTGAATCCCACTCCGGATCAGTCACTTGCGGCAGCGATCGTCTTCACGATCGCCTCGGTGACGGACATGTTGGATGGCTACATTGCCAGGCGAACCGGCCAGGTGACGAAGCTCGGCAAGTTGCTCGATCCTATTGCGGACAAGCTGTTGGTTTTATCGGCGCTCATTTTATTGATGAATGTGGACCGCGTCAGTGCGTTGGTCGCGTTATTGATCATCGGCCGAGAAGTTGCTGTGACGGGAATCCGTGCGATTGCTGCGGGAGAAGGGATGATTATCTCTGCAGAGACGACCGGTAAGTATAAGATGGCGCTCCAGGTCGTGGCCATCATTCTTCTCATCCTGGAAGGGACAGGGCTGGCCGAGCTTGGGAACATGCACTTGGCCGGCACCGTCACTTTGTACTTATCGCTGGTGTTGGGCTACATTTCCGGCGGGCAATACGTCTGGAGTTTTTGGAAGCAGGTTGTGGCAAAAGGACTCTAG